A genomic stretch from Malus domestica chromosome 15, GDT2T_hap1 includes:
- the LOC103402409 gene encoding uncharacterized protein At5g49945-like: MAMASLSYTRLLSLLSLFILLFLFSHISFSPSSVLADSQFEGFDDADEIDDTDDDDSSLPLPTRTHPSLTTTSQPDPPPSTDPSLADPDPNPIPDSDSLSTDLPKPSSTSFEDWDEDEFEGLPVLPQQKPPLHDPAITENATPSSDSDPKPSADPKPPAAPRSFVVEIACGGFLIVFIINYFTGKRVNENIALAWAAKFATKDSIFEKNFSILGVGDGGAGDDPPLLLKEGQNVFKFYASGRRCCQGLLATMELKSRHDLISSIFNLVVPSRDEINIEVYMNDEAMDHVVFALARKKSAKAMQKEVRDLQKFAGILSPPTGRKWVSEDLAVISESKEVAGDLITEAVLEQVLGEKAFQKFGKGFIYMHFSDQHPGSQKKMLLFKFALPDAGNMADMTRLVALVPYYIDLIGRYKLSSQARSKTEAIRSKAAQEAYKELQNARQEALQRKKAERRKMMEEVEAKLSAESIRKKEAKERARQMKKAMPKIKMTRGS, from the exons ATGGCGATGGCTTCACTCTCTTACACGCGCCTCCTTTCTCTGCTCTCCCTCTTcatcctcctcttcctcttctctcacatttccttctctccctcctccGTCCTCGCCGACTCCCAATTCGAAGGCTTCGACGACGCCGACGAAATCGACGATACCGACGACGACGACTCCTCACTCCCTCTCCCCACTCGCACCCATCCTTCCCTCACCACCACCTCCCAACCCGACCCACCTCCCTCCACCGATCCCTCCCTAGCCGACCCGGATCCCAACCCGATTCCCGATTCGGATTCTCTATCCACCGATCTTCCGAAGCCTTCCTCCACCAGCTTTGAGGATTGGGATGAAGATGAGTTCGAAGGCCTACCCGTCCTACCGCAGCAGAAACCGCCCCTCCACGACCCTGCAATTACTGAAAATGCCACTCCCTCCTCCGATTCCGATCCCAAACCCTCCGCTGACCCCAAGCCCCCCGCCGCGCCGAGATCCTTTGTTGTGGAGATCGCGTGCGGAGGGTTCCTGATCGTCTTCATCATCAACTACTTCACCGGGAAGCGGGTGAACGAGAACATCGCCCTGGCTTGGGCGGCGAAATTCGCCACCAAAGACTCGATTTTCGAGAAGAACTTCAGTATTTTGGGCGTCGGAGATGGCGGCGCTGGTGACGATCCGCCCTTGCTGTTGAAGGAAGGGCAGAACGTGTTCAAGTTTTACGCGAGTGGGCGGAGGTGCTGCCAGGGGCTTCTGGCGACGATGGAGCTCAAGAGCCGCCACGATTTGATCTCCTCGATTTTCAACTTGGTGGTTCCCAGTAGGGACGAGATCAATATCGAGGTTTATATGAACGATGAAGCGATGGACCACGTGGTTTTTGCCTTGGCGAGGAAGAAGTCGGCCAAGGCAATGCAGAAGGAGGTTAGGGACTTGCAGAAGTTTGCCGGGATATTGTCTCCGCCTACTGGAAGGAAGTGGGTTTCTGAGGACCTGGCGGTTATCTCCGAATCGAAGGAAGTGGCTGGTGATTTGATCACTGAGGCTGTGCTCGAACAG GTTTTAGGTGAAAAGGCTTTTCAGAAATTTGGAAAGGGTTTCATCTACATGCATTTTTCAGATCAACATCCAGGCTCGCAAAAGAAGATGCTGTTGTTCAAGTTTGCCCTACCGGATGCTGGTAACATGGCTGATATGACTCGTCTGGTGGCGTTGGTACCTTATTATATTGATTTGATTGGGCGCTACAAGCTAAGCAGTCAG GCTCGATCCAAAACTGAAGCAATCAGATCAAAGGCGGCGCAAGAGGCTTACAAAGAACTCCAAAATGCAAGGCAAGAAGCATTGCAAAGAAAGAAGGCGGAGAGGAGAAAGATGATGGAGGAGGTCGAGGCTAAGCTCAGTGCAGAGAGTATTCGCAAGAAAGAAGCAAAAGAGCGTGCTCGTCAGATGAAGAAGGCAATGCCGAAGATAAAAATGACCCGTGGTAGCTGA